A genomic window from Lotus japonicus ecotype B-129 chromosome 1, LjGifu_v1.2 includes:
- the LOC130737756 gene encoding uncharacterized protein LOC130737756: protein MSSGPYSGCTQLMWMKQMLKEYDVKLDVMTLFCDNLSAINISKNPIQHSRTKHIDIRHHFIRELVEEKIITLEHVETDLQLAEIFTKALDAIVGAITSSSNPSGLPHKSASATHAPTGSAQPRRRSLRIKHVAPKRGPSKNLGIQNISDDEDDQNPNLPEAVNQEDNEALEKLANVATTANVAPDVELTHQSSPSGSSVKSPASSQEEHDENGLHMKFLPLRRFLFRKPLLYPTKKGKEKKVIASADEDSDGELLIKKAHVPVSGVKKKVADITKQKNEGSAAKTPKTSKSPHIPKSGKETKKYKKSEPSTGKKRRHVSDPDSEVDVEPDVLDISTTARKRMKGNHGGYLCCWFDEDCQESGRCFDKLVREFIVNILADCDDASSAEYRKVFVGGKCINFSPEVINAFLGRSPVAVAQGEPDLNRVVTTLTGKLVRKWPKKGLLPSWRLTAKYAVLYKIGTANWMATNHLSGVTPSLARMLHLIGIAGEFDFGKLLFEQTLKHVGSYAVKLPILFPCLLSEIIAHQQPTIVRADESQGKKPLPLRFDYRLFAGTHVPHIVLSTAKGTASADESQGKKT from the exons atgagtTCAGGGCCTTACAGTGGTTGCACccaattgatgtggatgaaacaaATGTTGAAGGAATATGATGTCAAActagatgtcatgacattgttcTGTGACAACCTGAGTGCTATCAACATTTCCAAAAATCCAATCCAGCATAGTAGAACAAAACACATTGATATTcgtcatcatttcattagagaatTGGTGGAAGAAAAGATTATCACTCTTGAACATGTGGAAACTGATTTGCAGTTAGCAGAGATTTTTACAAAAGCATTGGATGCg ATTGTGGGTGCCATTACATCTTCTTCAAATCCCTCTGGGCTTCCCCATAAATCTGCCAGTGCTACCCATGCTCCAACTGGGTCAGCCCAACCACGAAGAAGAAGCCTTCGTATCAAGCATGTGGCTCCTAAGAGAGGACCCAGTAAGAATTTGGGGATACAAAATAtttctgatgatgaggatgatcaaaATCCCAATCTTCCTGAAGCTGTGAATCAAGAAGATAATGAGGCTCTTGAGAAACTTGCAAATGTAGCTACTACTGCAAATGTTGCACCAGATGTTGAACTGACACATCAATCCTCTCCCTCTGGTTCTAGTGTCAAGTCTCCTGCTTCGAGTCAAGAGGAGCACGATGAGAATGGTCTGCACATGAAGTTTCTTCCTCTGAGGAGGTTCCTGTTCAGAAAACCCCTACTTTATCCCACCAAAAAGGGTAAGGAAAAGAAGGTGATTGCATCTGCTGATGAAGACTCTGATGGAGAATTGCTCATCAAAAAGGCCCATGTTCCTGTTAGTGGTGTCAAGAAGAAGGTTGCAGACATAACGAAGCAGAAGAACGAAGGATCTGCTGCTAAGACTCCAAAGACTTCCAAGAGTCCTCATATTCCAAAATCTGGGAAGGAGACAAAGAAATATAAGAAGTCAGAACCTTCTACTGGAAAGAAAAGAAGACATGTGTCTGATCCTGACTCTGAGGTCGATGTCGAGCCAGATGTCCTAGACATCTCAACCACTGCCAGAAAAAGAATGAAAG GAAATCATGGAGGTTATCTCTGCTGCTGGTTTGATGAAGACTGTCAAGAATCTGGCAGATGTTTTGACAAGCTTGTTAGGGAGTTCATTGTGAACATCCTtgctgattgtgatgatgcTTCCAGTGCTGAGTACAGGAAGGTGTTTGTGGGGGGGAAGTGCATCAACTTTTCTCCTGAAGTGATCAATGCGTTTTTGGGCAGAAGCCCTGTGGCTGTGGCTCAGGGGGAGCCTGATTTGAATAGGGTTGTCACAACCCTTACTGGGAAGTTGGTCAGAAAGTGGCCTAAGAAGGGATTGCTTCCATCTTGGAGGCTTACTGCCAAATATGCTGTTCTCTACAAGATTGGTACTGCAAATTGGATGGCCACCAATCACTTGTCTGGTGTGACTCCATCTCTGGCCAGAATGCTTCATTTGATTGGAATTGCGGGTGAGTTTGATTTTGGAAAGCTGCTTTTTGAGCAGACTCTCAAGCATGTTGGATCATATGCTGTGAAGTTGCCTATTCTGTTTCCTTGTCTTCTCTCAGAGATCATTGCACATCAACAACCTACTATTGTGAGGGCTGATGAGTCTCAAGGTAAGAAGCCCCTGCCTCTCAGGTTTGATTACCGGTTGTTTGCTGGGACACATGTTCCACACATTGTGCTCTCTACAGCAAAGGGAACTGCCAGTGCTGATGAGTCTCAAGGTAAgaaaacgtga